A region of the Longimicrobiales bacterium genome:
GCGGGCCAGGTAGGCGCCGTACTGCAGCCGCGTGTCGGGCAGGTTCGGGCCCGTGACGGCCGCGTTGCGCAGTGCGGTCTCCGCTTCCGGATCGTCGAACGCCGCCAGGCCTGCACCCGCGAGCGCGAGAAGCTGCGGATCCTCCGGCTGCTCGGCGAGGCAGCGCTTGAAATAGTCGTATGCGACGCCGTCGCGATCCATCTCCCGGTTCGCGACGCCCAGCCAGCCGAGCAGGTAGGGATCATCCGGGGCATCGCGCAGTGCGGTCTCGAGAAGGTCCGCCATCTCGTCGAAGCGCCCCTCGTCGCCCAGGCCGAGCGCGTCCTGCAGCAGTGCGTCGATGTCGCTCATGCGCCGAACTTCGCGAGTCGGCCCGCATGGGCGAGCATCAGCGTCATCAGCTCCTTCGCGGGGAACACGCCGAGCTCGCCACGCGCGCACGCGCGCTCTCCGAACACCGCCTGCGGATCCGGACGCACCCATTCCGACACGATCATCACCGGCACCGGGTGCCACGAATGCTTGCGCAGCTTCGATGGCGTGGAATGATCGCCCGTCACGACCAGCACGTCCGGCGCCCGGATGTCCAGCTCCCCGACCAGCGCGTCCGCGGCCTCGATCGCCGCCACCTTTGCATCGAAATCGCCGTCCTCGCCGCGCGAGTCGACTGCCTTGAAGTGCACGAAGTGGTAGTCGTAGCTGTCGAAGTTGGACTTCAGCCGGCTGATGCTCTCCGCATCATCCCTGCTGCCCGGCTGCGTTTCCATGCCGAGCAGGCGTGCGACGCCACGGTACATCGGATACCGCGCGATCGCCTCCGCCCTGAGCTTGTAGCGCGAGTCGAAGGTCGGGTACGGATGGTACGCATCGATGCCACGGGCGAGCAGCGCGTTCGCGGCCTTCTCGTCCGCCAGCACCTCGAACGCGCGGTCCAGCACCTGCTGCAGCAGCTGCGCGGTTTCTGCAGCGTTGGGCGCGAGCGGCGCGACCGGCAGCGGGGGCACGCCCTCCTCCTGCGGGTCCGTGTCGCCGAGCTCCGCGGAAAGCGCGCGACCCCGCACCACCAGCACCGCGCGGTGCTCCTTTTCCGACTCGAAGAAGATCTTCAGCCCGCCCGGCGACTCCACGCCCTCGCGCAGCTTCGCGATCAGGCGGCGGTTTTCCTCGTCGCTCGGGCGGCCCGCGCGTCGGTCGGTGACCCGACCCTGCCCGTCGATCGTCGCAAAGTTGAGCCGGATCGCGATATCGCCGGGCTCCAGCGGGAAGTCCACCCCCAGGGCCGAGAGCACGCCACGCCCGATGTTGTAGCGCGCGGGAT
Encoded here:
- a CDS encoding 2,3-bisphosphoglycerate-independent phosphoglycerate mutase, giving the protein MNVTFPDDLVDTTGGRIVLLVLDGLGGLPLEPGGPTELEAARTPNLDALARRAALGLHQPVGYGITPGSGPGHLALFGYDPARYNIGRGVLSALGVDFPLEPGDIAIRLNFATIDGQGRVTDRRAGRPSDEENRRLIAKLREGVESPGGLKIFFESEKEHRAVLVVRGRALSAELGDTDPQEEGVPPLPVAPLAPNAAETAQLLQQVLDRAFEVLADEKAANALLARGIDAYHPYPTFDSRYKLRAEAIARYPMYRGVARLLGMETQPGSRDDAESISRLKSNFDSYDYHFVHFKAVDSRGEDGDFDAKVAAIEAADALVGELDIRAPDVLVVTGDHSTPSKLRKHSWHPVPVMIVSEWVRPDPQAVFGERACARGELGVFPAKELMTLMLAHAGRLAKFGA